One genomic window of Nitrosomonas sp. Is35 includes the following:
- a CDS encoding acyltransferase, with the protein MQADHRARMPFMDALKAICCLLIVAHHLALYGPMPDFAYPLMPGLLDWLREDGRIAVQLFFVIAGFFAAAKLAPQGLSLVSNPIELIQQRYVRLITPYLAALTLAIGAAALARIWMQHESIPGTPNLFQLLAHIFLLQDLLNQEVLSAGVWYVAIDFQLFALTILVFWIANQMQHRYSGLQTLGLFLIFILTTVSLFFFNRDRYWDETALYFFGAYGLGILIYWASVSKRPVLWLAVLIAVIIAALLLDFRARIAVAGVVALLLGLAQYFDVLQSRHIPGYLAYLGRASYSIFLIHFPVLLIINAAFFRFMPHQPEIQLCGLLLAMCASIGAGMLLFNWLEARPVSKRMHILLPAGFMTCGLLAML; encoded by the coding sequence ATGCAAGCTGATCATCGTGCAAGAATGCCTTTTATGGATGCCTTAAAAGCGATCTGCTGTTTGTTGATCGTCGCGCATCACTTAGCCCTTTACGGCCCCATGCCGGATTTTGCTTATCCGTTGATGCCAGGACTACTCGATTGGTTGCGTGAGGATGGGAGAATCGCGGTGCAACTATTTTTTGTCATCGCGGGTTTTTTTGCTGCTGCAAAACTTGCGCCGCAGGGCTTATCACTGGTCTCCAATCCAATCGAGCTTATCCAGCAACGCTATGTGCGCTTGATCACGCCTTATCTGGCGGCATTAACACTAGCGATTGGCGCGGCCGCCTTGGCCAGAATCTGGATGCAGCATGAATCGATACCCGGTACACCCAATTTATTTCAATTGCTCGCGCATATTTTTTTGCTGCAGGATCTGCTCAATCAGGAAGTTTTGTCGGCCGGGGTCTGGTATGTTGCCATTGATTTCCAATTATTTGCGCTGACCATTTTAGTGTTCTGGATTGCCAATCAAATGCAGCATCGATACTCAGGTCTGCAAACGCTCGGCTTGTTTCTAATCTTCATCTTGACCACTGTCTCTTTGTTCTTTTTTAACCGCGATCGTTACTGGGACGAAACGGCTTTATATTTTTTTGGCGCTTATGGTCTGGGTATTCTGATTTATTGGGCATCAGTCAGCAAACGCCCGGTGCTCTGGCTTGCCGTGCTGATTGCGGTGATTATTGCCGCGCTGCTGTTGGATTTCCGTGCGCGCATTGCCGTCGCAGGCGTTGTCGCTTTGCTGCTGGGGCTGGCGCAGTATTTTGATGTGTTACAGAGCAGACACATCCCCGGCTACCTCGCTTATCTTGGGCGCGCTTCATATTCCATCTTTCTCATTCATTTCCCGGTACTGCTGATCATCAATGCCGCATTTTTCAGATTTATGCCGCATCAACCTGAAATTCAATTATGCGGTCTGTTATTGGCGATGTGTGCCAGTATCGGCGCCGGTATGCTACTTTTTAACTGGCTGGAAGCCCGGCCGGTATCCAAGCGGATGCATATCTTGCTGCCTGCAGGGTTCATGACCTGCGGCTTATTGGCTATGCTCTAA
- a CDS encoding CinA family protein, producing MAITVGKCLAQRGWMLVTAESCTGGWVGQAVTAVSGSSGWYERGYITYSNTAKCEMLGIQQATLDQHGAVSPQTAQEMAIGALNRSHAHISVSITGIAGPDGGTATKPVGMVCFAWATQDGSVQQETHYFKGDRETIRRQAVATALQGVLTMLNDAAAIA from the coding sequence TTGGCAATAACCGTTGGGAAATGCCTCGCTCAGCGTGGCTGGATGCTGGTGACGGCGGAATCCTGCACCGGCGGCTGGGTGGGTCAGGCTGTCACGGCGGTATCCGGCAGCTCAGGCTGGTACGAGCGCGGATACATCACCTATAGCAATACCGCCAAATGCGAAATGCTCGGCATACAACAAGCTACTTTGGATCAGCATGGCGCCGTTTCCCCGCAAACCGCGCAGGAGATGGCCATCGGCGCGCTCAACCGCAGTCATGCGCACATCAGTGTATCGATTACCGGAATCGCCGGACCGGACGGCGGCACGGCCACCAAACCGGTCGGCATGGTGTGTTTTGCGTGGGCAACCCAGGATGGTTCGGTGCAACAAGAAACCCATTACTTTAAGGGCGACCGCGAAACCATCCGGCGCCAGGCGGTGGCTACCGCGTTGCAAGGCGTACTGACCATGTTGAACGATGCAGCAGCCATAGCTTGA
- a CDS encoding YqhA family protein, giving the protein MEQKDKPRNTPSQRIPVIAHFLFFTRWLQLPLYLGLVLAQCVYVFHFWVELTDLIGAVMGNKNALEHILDTVTIKGADRPAKLTETAIMLVVLGLIDVVMISNLLIMVIIGGYETFVSRMNLEGHPDQPEWLSHVNASVLKVKLATAIIGISSIHLLKTFINASAYDEKTLLAQTGIHMAFLFSAIAIAYCDRIITQTSMQSGEH; this is encoded by the coding sequence ATGGAACAAAAAGATAAACCTCGAAACACGCCGTCGCAGAGAATTCCCGTCATTGCGCATTTTCTTTTTTTCACCCGCTGGTTGCAGTTGCCTTTGTATCTTGGGCTGGTGTTGGCGCAGTGCGTATATGTGTTTCACTTTTGGGTTGAGTTAACTGATCTGATTGGCGCGGTGATGGGAAACAAAAATGCGCTGGAGCATATCCTCGATACCGTTACGATCAAGGGTGCGGACAGACCGGCCAAGTTGACCGAAACGGCCATTATGCTCGTCGTGCTGGGATTGATCGACGTGGTGATGATTTCGAATCTGCTGATCATGGTCATTATCGGCGGGTATGAGACTTTCGTTTCGCGCATGAATCTGGAAGGACATCCGGATCAGCCGGAATGGCTGTCGCATGTCAACGCTTCGGTGTTGAAAGTCAAATTGGCCACGGCGATCATTGGGATTTCGTCGATTCATCTGCTGAAAACGTTTATCAATGCCAGCGCATACGACGAAAAAACGCTGTTGGCGCAAACCGGTATCCATATGGCGTTCTTGTTTTCCGCCATTGCCATTGCCTACTGCGACCGCATTATTACGCAAACCAGTATGCAGTCCGGCGAACACTGA
- a CDS encoding REP-associated tyrosine transposase, which yields MTEYRRAYVPGGSWFFTVNLAERKDNRLLVEKIDLLRSAFEYTKQRHPFRMDAVVILPDHLHCIWTLPQDDADFSTRWNLLKGYFSRRIATGERISASRKSRRERGLWQRRFWEHLLRDQNDFNRHVDYIHWNPVKHGWAKNVNGWPYSSFHRYVEQGIYPENWGNHEGYDIEGLE from the coding sequence ATGACAGAATACCGGCGTGCCTATGTCCCTGGAGGCTCCTGGTTTTTTACGGTCAATCTTGCCGAGCGCAAGGACAACCGGCTATTGGTCGAAAAAATCGATTTACTGCGTAGCGCATTTGAATATACCAAACAGCGCCACCCTTTTCGTATGGATGCCGTGGTTATTTTGCCGGACCACTTGCATTGTATCTGGACGCTGCCGCAGGACGATGCGGATTTTTCAACCCGGTGGAATCTGTTGAAAGGCTATTTTTCCCGTCGCATTGCAACAGGAGAAAGAATTTCTGCCAGCCGGAAATCCCGCCGGGAAAGAGGGTTATGGCAACGACGGTTCTGGGAGCATCTTTTACGTGACCAAAATGATTTTAACCGGCACGTCGATTATATTCATTGGAATCCTGTGAAACATGGCTGGGCGAAAAACGTCAATGGTTGGCCTTATTCCAGTTTTCATCGTTATGTTGAACAAGGCATTTATCCCGAGAATTGGGGAAATCACGAAGGTTATGATATCGAAGGGCTTGAATGA
- a CDS encoding HEPN domain-containing protein gives MTSSLSTDEQERLNRSINSFATQSFRDQADRDYIAARLAWKAELFPQFLWSSQQAIEKYLKAILLYNRIKARNIGHDIAAAMSLTTNLTFAIELSSRSRDFIKYIDDCGKCRYINIPYYVVGYPLVDLDLTVWELRRYCQVLNVFGMILPPDEETLLSRAQEELSQSSNNPHHKFRLHGGFLEKVLGDRKHPSRSALLWQNAAYGVRKRPTVRLKHHFHAQNPMLYLYPEMLDELQKLVHISDKPAEPGRMCRLQGGASIKKRLRTGK, from the coding sequence ATGACTTCTTCACTTTCCACAGATGAACAGGAGAGGCTGAACAGATCGATAAACTCATTTGCGACACAGTCATTCCGTGATCAGGCCGATAGGGATTACATTGCAGCCCGCCTTGCATGGAAGGCTGAGCTGTTCCCTCAGTTCCTATGGTCTTCTCAGCAGGCGATTGAGAAGTACCTCAAAGCAATTCTCCTCTACAACAGAATCAAAGCTCGAAATATTGGGCACGACATTGCTGCGGCGATGTCACTTACAACCAATCTTACCTTCGCCATTGAGTTGTCCTCACGAAGCAGAGATTTTATTAAGTACATAGACGATTGCGGCAAGTGTCGATACATCAACATTCCGTACTACGTCGTAGGCTATCCACTGGTTGATTTGGACTTAACCGTATGGGAGCTAAGGCGATACTGCCAAGTTCTGAATGTCTTCGGGATGATCCTGCCGCCTGATGAAGAGACCCTACTTTCACGGGCTCAGGAAGAGCTCTCACAAAGTTCGAACAACCCTCATCACAAGTTTCGCTTACATGGTGGCTTTCTCGAAAAGGTTCTGGGCGACCGCAAGCATCCAAGTCGTTCTGCACTCTTATGGCAGAACGCTGCATATGGCGTGAGAAAGCGACCAACTGTACGATTGAAGCATCATTTTCATGCTCAGAATCCAATGCTTTACTTGTATCCGGAGATGCTCGACGAGTTGCAGAAGCTTGTACATATCTCAGACAAGCCGGCTGAGCCCGGTAGGATGTGCCGACTGCAAGGAGGCGCATCAATCAAGAAACGTTTGAGAACAGGAAAGTAA
- the sucD gene encoding succinate--CoA ligase subunit alpha: MAILINEKTRIIVQGFTGRIGTFHAQEMIDYGSNVVGGVTPGKGGQTHLGLPVFNTVKEAVEQAGAEASIVFVPPAFAADSIMEAADAGIRYCVSITDGIPTQDMMTVKNFMRRFPKGDRMLLTGPNCAGTISPGRAMLGIMPGHIYIRGNIGVVGRSGTLGYEAADQMRALGIGISTSVGIGGDPIPGSSHRDILERLEQDPETKVALMIGEIGGPQEVEAGRFAKENMSKPLVAYIAGLTAPEGRRMGHAGAIISSAGESAAEKVAMLKELGVTICPTPSLMGQTVAEVLAKL, translated from the coding sequence GTGGCCATATTAATCAACGAAAAAACACGCATCATCGTGCAAGGTTTTACCGGCAGAATCGGTACTTTTCATGCGCAGGAAATGATCGACTACGGCTCCAACGTGGTCGGCGGCGTCACACCCGGTAAAGGCGGACAAACGCATCTGGGATTGCCGGTATTCAATACGGTTAAGGAAGCGGTCGAGCAAGCCGGTGCGGAAGCCAGCATTGTGTTTGTGCCGCCCGCGTTTGCCGCAGATTCGATCATGGAAGCCGCCGACGCCGGAATCAGATACTGCGTCTCGATCACCGACGGTATTCCGACGCAAGACATGATGACGGTGAAGAATTTCATGCGCCGTTTTCCGAAAGGAGACCGCATGCTGCTGACCGGCCCGAACTGTGCCGGAACCATCAGCCCCGGCCGCGCCATGCTCGGCATCATGCCCGGCCATATTTACATTCGCGGCAATATCGGCGTGGTTGGCCGCTCCGGCACCTTGGGCTATGAAGCTGCCGACCAGATGCGCGCACTCGGCATCGGCATCTCCACTTCGGTCGGCATCGGCGGCGACCCGATCCCCGGCAGCTCGCACCGCGACATTTTGGAGCGGCTCGAACAAGACCCGGAAACCAAAGTCGCATTGATGATCGGCGAAATCGGCGGCCCGCAAGAAGTCGAAGCCGGTCGATTTGCCAAGGAAAACATGAGTAAACCGCTGGTTGCTTACATCGCCGGACTCACCGCCCCCGAAGGCCGTCGCATGGGCCACGCCGGTGCGATCATCTCCTCCGCTGGTGAAAGCGCCGCCGAAAAAGTTGCGATGCTGAAAGAACTCGGCGTTACCATCTGCCCTACTCCATCGCTGATGGGACAAACGGTCGCGGAAGTGCTGGCGAAGCTGTAA
- a CDS encoding malate--CoA ligase subunit beta, producing MNIHEYQAKEILAEYGVKIVEGGLAYTVEEAVQRAREIEGNVWVVKAQIHSGARGKAGGIKVCKTHAEVEQAAEALLGKKLVTHQTGPAGKVCTRLYVEAGTQIAKEIYLSFMIDRTSERVIMIGSAQGGMEIEKLAVTNPEAIIKIYVEPAVGLQDFQARKMAFALGIDAAQLNHAVKTIKGCYRALRDLDANILEINPLVVTANNDIIALDAKMEFDENALFRRHKIAELRDNTQVDHREVAAAEAGLSYVGLDGDIGCMINGAGLAMATMDMIKLAGGEPANFLDVGGGASAERTEKAFRLVLADANVKAMLVNIFAGINRCDWIAEGVVQAVRNINMKIPLVVRLSGTNVEEGRRIIANSGLPIITAETLAEAAEKVVRARNEVAAKA from the coding sequence GTGAATATTCACGAATATCAAGCAAAAGAAATACTGGCGGAGTACGGCGTCAAGATCGTGGAAGGCGGTCTGGCTTACACCGTCGAAGAAGCGGTGCAACGCGCCCGCGAAATCGAAGGTAATGTCTGGGTCGTCAAAGCGCAGATCCATTCCGGCGCGCGCGGTAAGGCGGGCGGTATCAAAGTCTGTAAAACGCACGCGGAAGTCGAACAAGCCGCCGAAGCGCTGCTCGGCAAAAAACTGGTGACGCACCAAACCGGTCCGGCGGGAAAAGTCTGTACCCGCTTGTACGTCGAAGCCGGAACGCAAATCGCCAAGGAAATCTATCTGTCGTTCATGATCGACCGAACCAGTGAACGCGTGATCATGATCGGCTCGGCGCAGGGCGGCATGGAAATCGAAAAACTCGCCGTGACCAATCCGGAAGCGATCATCAAGATCTATGTCGAACCTGCGGTCGGATTGCAGGACTTTCAAGCGCGCAAAATGGCGTTTGCGCTGGGTATCGATGCAGCGCAACTGAATCATGCGGTGAAAACCATCAAAGGCTGTTACCGCGCATTGCGCGACCTGGACGCCAATATTCTGGAAATTAACCCGCTGGTCGTCACCGCGAATAACGACATCATCGCGCTCGACGCCAAAATGGAATTTGATGAAAACGCCTTGTTCCGCCGCCATAAAATCGCCGAACTGCGCGACAACACGCAAGTCGATCACCGCGAAGTCGCAGCGGCTGAAGCCGGTTTGAGTTACGTCGGCCTGGATGGCGACATCGGCTGTATGATCAACGGCGCCGGTCTGGCGATGGCGACGATGGACATGATCAAACTGGCCGGTGGCGAACCTGCCAACTTCCTCGATGTCGGCGGCGGCGCATCCGCCGAGCGCACCGAGAAAGCATTCCGTCTGGTGCTTGCCGATGCCAACGTCAAAGCGATGCTGGTGAATATTTTCGCCGGGATTAACCGCTGTGACTGGATCGCCGAAGGTGTGGTGCAAGCCGTCAGAAACATCAATATGAAAATCCCGCTGGTGGTCCGCTTGTCCGGCACCAACGTAGAAGAAGGCCGCCGCATCATTGCGAACAGCGGCCTGCCGATCATCACCGCCGAAACGTTAGCGGAAGCCGCGGAAAAAGTCGTCCGCGCCCGCAACGAAGTCGCCGCAAAAGCCTAG
- a CDS encoding CoA ester lyase, with the protein MSHTLYETTVQRVQRCELAVPGSSPGMFEKALNSGVDFVFLDLEDAVAPDDKIQARKNIIQALNDLDWKGHGITVSVRINGLDTQYMVRDVVDLVEQAGSKIDTLLIPKAGVYGDIYMVQAMVTQLEMQQGLKNRIGLEALIETALGMANVEDIARNGAAGRLEALHFGVADYAASNRARTTNIGGLNPDYPGDQWHFAISRMIVACRAYGLRPIDGPFGDIKDPDGYVLAAKRAAALGCEGKWAIHPTQIPLANDVFTPPEREIEKAKRILAALKEAAAQGKGAAALDGRLIDAASERMANNVVKVAEAIAAKNG; encoded by the coding sequence ATGAGTCACACGCTTTATGAAACCACCGTTCAGCGGGTACAACGCTGTGAATTGGCCGTTCCAGGTTCCAGCCCGGGTATGTTTGAGAAGGCGCTGAATAGTGGCGTGGATTTCGTTTTTCTCGATCTCGAAGATGCCGTTGCGCCGGACGATAAAATTCAGGCGCGCAAGAACATCATCCAAGCGCTCAACGATTTGGATTGGAAAGGACACGGCATTACCGTTTCCGTGCGCATCAACGGCCTTGATACACAATACATGGTGCGTGACGTGGTGGATTTGGTCGAGCAAGCCGGGAGCAAGATCGACACGCTGCTGATTCCCAAGGCCGGTGTGTATGGGGATATCTACATGGTACAAGCCATGGTCACCCAGCTCGAAATGCAACAAGGGTTGAAAAACCGTATCGGTCTGGAAGCATTGATTGAAACCGCGCTCGGCATGGCCAACGTGGAAGACATCGCGCGTAACGGCGCAGCCGGACGATTGGAAGCCTTGCACTTCGGCGTAGCCGATTACGCCGCCAGCAACCGTGCCAGAACCACCAACATCGGCGGTTTGAATCCCGATTATCCCGGCGATCAATGGCATTTCGCCATCAGTCGCATGATCGTGGCTTGCCGCGCGTACGGCTTGCGTCCGATCGACGGGCCGTTCGGCGATATCAAGGATCCCGATGGTTATGTGCTGGCAGCCAAACGCGCCGCCGCGCTGGGTTGCGAAGGCAAATGGGCGATTCATCCGACGCAGATTCCGCTGGCTAACGATGTATTCACACCGCCCGAGCGGGAAATTGAAAAAGCCAAACGTATTCTGGCCGCGCTCAAGGAAGCCGCTGCGCAAGGCAAAGGCGCCGCTGCGCTGGACGGCCGTTTGATCGACGCGGCTTCGGAAAGAATGGCCAATAATGTGGTGAAAGTCGCTGAAGCGATTGCAGCAAAAAACGGTTAA
- a CDS encoding ADP-ribosylglycohydrolase family protein — protein MNSSIKLEPRVAAILGALVADAASLGLHWLYDPARIAQIEKSKGLVFLQPDASDYAGVSGYFAHGRKQAGDSSAYGELCLLMLRHIARHGGFYRTDYQAEYRSYFGPGGGYHGYIDSPTRLTLQTLLPLKPEDFPLQSGADDDQFAALAALPAIVAAHNESQDALKATIEQVVRLTNNNDTAVAAAQYAGCALLAILQGQSAGQALSGALPHAGEKLAPLVEEALQTGMLDSAAAAKRFGSACHVLEGLPVIAHIARYAPDYRTAIEENIRIGGDSCGRSIMLGAIMAAYTAQQNGQVASIPLEWAARYHKLSIAADACVQLRHQ, from the coding sequence ATGAATTCGAGTATCAAGCTTGAGCCGCGTGTGGCGGCTATTCTGGGGGCCTTGGTTGCTGATGCCGCGTCGTTGGGGTTGCATTGGCTCTATGATCCCGCGCGCATCGCGCAGATCGAAAAAAGCAAAGGGCTGGTTTTTCTGCAACCGGATGCCAGCGATTACGCCGGTGTCAGCGGCTACTTCGCGCATGGCAGGAAGCAAGCGGGCGATTCATCGGCTTATGGTGAATTGTGTTTGCTGATGCTGCGGCATATCGCACGGCACGGCGGTTTTTACCGCACGGATTATCAAGCCGAGTACCGCAGCTATTTCGGACCCGGGGGCGGGTATCACGGCTATATCGATTCTCCCACGCGGTTAACTCTGCAAACGTTGTTGCCGCTCAAGCCGGAAGATTTTCCGCTGCAATCTGGCGCGGACGACGATCAGTTTGCCGCATTGGCGGCATTACCGGCAATCGTGGCGGCCCATAATGAATCGCAAGATGCGCTCAAAGCTACAATCGAACAGGTGGTGCGGCTGACCAATAACAATGACACCGCCGTTGCGGCGGCGCAGTACGCAGGCTGTGCGCTGCTGGCCATTTTGCAAGGTCAATCCGCCGGTCAAGCGCTGAGCGGCGCTTTGCCGCACGCAGGTGAAAAACTCGCGCCGCTGGTGGAAGAAGCATTACAAACGGGAATGCTCGACAGTGCCGCAGCAGCCAAACGTTTCGGTTCGGCCTGCCATGTGCTGGAGGGTCTGCCGGTGATTGCGCATATCGCACGTTATGCACCCGATTACCGCACAGCGATTGAAGAAAATATCCGCATCGGCGGCGATAGCTGCGGCCGTTCCATCATGCTCGGTGCGATCATGGCGGCTTATACCGCACAGCAAAACGGTCAGGTAGCGTCGATTCCGCTTGAATGGGCTGCGCGCTATCATAAGCTGTCTATTGCGGCGGATGCTTGCGTTCAACTCCGGCATCAGTAG
- a CDS encoding Trm112 family protein produces MDARLLDILVCPLCKGPLLYKKDDKELICKPDRLAFQIKDGIPVMLEDEARRIPDEVEIK; encoded by the coding sequence ATGGACGCAAGGTTATTGGATATTTTGGTGTGCCCGTTGTGCAAAGGGCCGCTGCTCTACAAAAAAGACGATAAGGAATTGATCTGCAAGCCGGATCGGCTGGCATTCCAGATCAAGGACGGCATCCCGGTGATGCTGGAGGACGAAGCGCGCCGGATACCGGACGAAGTTGAAATAAAATAA
- a CDS encoding ParB/RepB/Spo0J family partition protein, producing MTKQKGLGRGLDALLSGDGNAALAEDSLQNIEIAKLQPGKYQPRTNMDQVALAELAESIKAQGVMQPILVRPISDDRFEIIAGERRWRAAQLAGLTEVPALIRKVADESALAMSLIENIQRENLNPLEEAMGIQRLINEFGMTHQTAGEALGNSRSTISNLLRLLNLSAPVQELMMQGKIDMGHGRALLPLAPVQQIKIANVIVQKQLSVRETERIVNQIEHPVPKKVQKPDRDLLRLQENVSERLGAQVAIKPKKNGQGNIVIHYTSLDQLDDILSKF from the coding sequence ATGACAAAACAAAAAGGATTAGGGCGCGGATTGGATGCTTTGTTGTCGGGCGATGGCAATGCGGCGCTGGCGGAAGATTCGTTGCAGAATATCGAGATCGCCAAATTGCAACCTGGCAAATATCAGCCCAGAACCAATATGGATCAGGTGGCTTTGGCCGAGCTGGCGGAATCGATCAAAGCGCAGGGCGTGATGCAGCCGATTCTGGTGCGGCCCATCAGTGATGACCGCTTCGAAATCATCGCCGGGGAGCGCCGCTGGCGCGCCGCGCAATTGGCCGGACTGACCGAGGTGCCTGCGCTGATCCGCAAAGTCGCCGATGAATCGGCGCTGGCCATGTCGCTGATCGAAAATATTCAACGGGAAAACCTGAATCCGCTGGAGGAAGCCATGGGGATTCAGCGTCTTATCAATGAATTCGGCATGACGCATCAAACGGCGGGCGAAGCGCTGGGCAATTCGCGCAGCACGATTTCCAACTTGCTGCGCCTGCTTAATTTGTCCGCGCCGGTACAGGAATTGATGATGCAGGGTAAAATCGATATGGGGCATGGACGCGCCCTGTTACCGCTGGCACCGGTACAGCAGATTAAAATCGCCAATGTGATCGTGCAAAAACAGCTATCGGTGCGCGAAACGGAAAGAATCGTCAATCAGATCGAGCACCCAGTGCCGAAAAAAGTGCAGAAGCCCGACCGCGACCTATTACGGTTGCAAGAGAATGTCTCCGAGCGCCTCGGCGCGCAGGTGGCGATCAAGCCGAAAAAGAACGGCCAGGGCAATATCGTGATCCACTATACCAGCTTGGATCAATTGGATGATATTCTCAGCAAATTCTAG
- a CDS encoding ParA family protein: protein MTKILAITNQKGGVGKTTTSVNLAASLAAADKCVLLIDLDPQGNATMGSGTNKQMLKTTIYHVLLGHTGIQQALVSSAQGKYDLIPANRDLAGAEVEMVDFPQREARLKTALEEIQDEYDYILIDCPPALNLLTLNGLCAAHAVMIPMQCEYYALEGLSDLVNTIKRVRSSFNPVLRIEGLLRTMFDPRNILAQQVSDQLQKHFGDKVYRTVIPRNVRLAEAPGFGLPVLYHDGQSKGAQAYLDLAKEILAGNPA, encoded by the coding sequence GTGACCAAAATTCTAGCCATTACCAATCAAAAAGGCGGTGTCGGCAAAACCACCACCAGCGTGAATCTGGCTGCAAGCTTGGCGGCCGCTGATAAATGCGTGCTGCTGATCGATCTCGATCCGCAAGGGAACGCCACGATGGGCAGCGGCACCAACAAGCAAATGCTGAAAACCACGATCTATCATGTGTTGCTCGGTCATACAGGAATACAGCAAGCGTTGGTGAGCAGTGCGCAAGGAAAATACGATTTGATTCCCGCTAACCGAGATCTGGCGGGCGCGGAAGTCGAAATGGTCGACTTTCCGCAGCGCGAAGCGCGGTTAAAGACCGCACTGGAAGAGATTCAGGACGAATACGATTATATTTTGATCGATTGCCCGCCCGCGTTGAACTTGTTGACTCTAAACGGTTTATGCGCGGCGCACGCGGTGATGATTCCGATGCAGTGCGAATATTATGCGTTGGAAGGCTTGAGCGATCTGGTCAATACCATCAAACGGGTGCGCAGCAGCTTCAATCCCGTGTTGCGCATCGAAGGGTTGCTGCGCACCATGTTCGATCCGCGCAATATATTGGCGCAGCAGGTTTCCGATCAGTTGCAGAAGCATTTCGGCGATAAGGTTTACCGCACCGTGATCCCGCGCAATGTGCGTTTGGCCGAAGCGCCCGGTTTTGGCTTGCCGGTGTTGTATCACGATGGGCAATCCAAAGGTGCGCAGGCCTACCTCGATTTAGCCAAGGAAATTCTGGCGGGTAATCCTGCTTGA
- the rsmG gene encoding 16S rRNA (guanine(527)-N(7))-methyltransferase RsmG, translating into MSLLPQITRSLQALDIDVIAAPEQLAKSIEHYLLLIEKWNKVHNLTAIRNPHDMLVQHVLDSLAVLPHIHGPNIVDVGTGAGLPGIPVALARPDWQVTLVESNQKKSAFLQQAKIEMGLQNVEIMTQRIEDVLPDEKVNTVISRAFSELGEFIALTQHLAGENAASCRWVAMKANCTEQERQQIRAPFAIEKTITLHVPGLDAARQLIIIQQNSFDSAS; encoded by the coding sequence ATGAGCTTGCTGCCGCAGATTACGCGCAGCTTGCAAGCGCTGGATATAGACGTTATTGCCGCGCCGGAGCAGCTGGCTAAAAGCATCGAGCATTATCTATTACTGATCGAAAAATGGAACAAAGTCCATAACTTGACCGCGATCCGCAATCCGCATGACATGCTGGTGCAGCATGTGCTGGATAGCTTGGCGGTGTTGCCGCATATTCATGGACCGAACATTGTCGATGTTGGCACCGGCGCAGGCTTGCCGGGCATTCCGGTCGCACTGGCAAGGCCGGATTGGCAAGTGACTTTGGTGGAAAGCAATCAGAAGAAAAGCGCTTTTTTACAGCAGGCAAAAATTGAAATGGGGTTGCAGAATGTTGAGATCATGACGCAGCGTATCGAGGATGTCCTTCCCGATGAAAAGGTGAATACCGTCATTTCGCGCGCATTTTCCGAGCTCGGCGAATTCATCGCGTTAACGCAACATTTGGCCGGAGAAAATGCTGCCAGCTGCCGCTGGGTTGCGATGAAAGCCAATTGCACGGAACAAGAACGCCAGCAAATACGTGCGCCATTTGCGATTGAAAAGACGATCACGCTGCATGTGCCTGGATTGGATGCCGCCCGGCAACTGATTATCATCCAACAGAACAGCTTTGATTCCGCGTCATGA